A genomic window from Sphingobacterium sp. BN32 includes:
- a CDS encoding SusC/RagA family TonB-linked outer membrane protein, with the protein MSYRRAAAVRKRSITLQLAICDRGGVLLNSDFNRLSGRLNLNHQHNEKLRFAASINLTRAINQRVQEENSKEGPTKNGIFSPPNIGIYDAQGNYAYDMVTRTRENPVAMLELPTNEANTFRALANASAEYSFIPELTLKTSFGTDISFIDETFFMPPIGLRSWASRGGVGARRNTRDQLWINETTLTYDKTVGDHYFNALAGFSVQESRLEFVHGQRSNFPSNDINQLVAGGIVDNANAFPEEWAIASAFARVNYNYLEKYILNLNLRADGSSRFGADNRWAYFPSVAAAWRINQEDFLKDNKTFSDLKLRASWGITGNQNIGNYASRSLYSAGNNYMGVPGFVPNVLGDQGLKWETTMQWNVGTDVGLFNNRISLLADYYHKKTTDLLLGMPILLSSGFGTYFTNAGNIENKGFEFELSSKNLVGEFKWSTSLNMTFNRNKILKLADGVDEMFGGIEGVNRARIGEPLGVFYGYKAVGVNPQTGMIDYQAHDGSVGPPKDNNFYKIGDPNPQFFGGISNNFSYKNFDLSILGQFTYGNDILNYGLANGLEGYNVSSNAFVDWERRWRQPGDITDVPRPTPSNSDNGKVSTRFIQDGSFFRIRNVTFGYTLPESISEKIRMKKLRWYFTVQNAYVFTNYRGFDPEVSSSHGGANAGLIYGYDYGSYPQPRMFTTGFNITF; encoded by the coding sequence ATGAGCTATCGGCGAGCGGCGGCAGTGAGAAAACGCAGTATTACACTTCAGTTGGCTATATGCGACAGGGGGGGGGTATTGTTGAATTCTGATTTCAACAGGCTGAGTGGCCGTTTAAACCTGAATCATCAGCATAATGAGAAGTTGCGCTTTGCTGCTTCGATTAACCTGACACGTGCTATCAATCAGCGGGTTCAGGAGGAAAACTCCAAAGAGGGTCCGACGAAGAACGGGATTTTCTCGCCACCTAATATCGGAATCTATGATGCGCAGGGGAATTATGCTTATGATATGGTCACGAGAACCCGTGAGAACCCTGTAGCGATGTTAGAATTGCCGACCAACGAAGCGAATACTTTCCGTGCATTAGCGAATGCAAGTGCTGAGTATAGCTTTATTCCTGAATTAACGTTGAAGACGAGCTTTGGAACCGATATCAGTTTTATCGACGAGACCTTCTTTATGCCACCAATCGGGCTTCGCTCCTGGGCGAGTCGTGGAGGTGTAGGCGCAAGAAGAAATACCAGAGACCAGTTATGGATCAATGAGACGACTTTGACCTACGATAAAACGGTAGGCGATCACTACTTCAATGCCTTAGCAGGGTTCTCGGTGCAAGAGTCTCGATTGGAATTTGTACATGGGCAGCGTTCGAATTTTCCGAGCAACGATATCAATCAGCTCGTTGCGGGCGGTATAGTCGATAATGCGAACGCCTTTCCTGAGGAATGGGCGATTGCGTCGGCGTTTGCCAGGGTGAATTATAATTACCTGGAAAAATATATCTTAAATCTAAACTTGAGAGCTGATGGCTCCTCGCGATTTGGTGCGGATAATCGTTGGGCATATTTCCCATCGGTTGCTGCTGCCTGGAGAATTAATCAGGAGGATTTCTTAAAAGACAATAAAACCTTCAGTGATTTGAAGCTTCGTGCAAGCTGGGGTATTACCGGGAATCAGAACATTGGTAACTATGCTAGCCGTTCTCTGTATTCTGCGGGGAATAATTACATGGGCGTACCGGGATTTGTTCCGAATGTCTTGGGAGATCAAGGCTTGAAATGGGAAACGACCATGCAGTGGAATGTGGGTACCGATGTTGGTCTTTTCAATAACCGAATCTCTTTATTGGCAGATTATTACCATAAGAAAACGACTGACCTGCTATTGGGCATGCCGATTCTGCTGAGTTCAGGATTCGGGACTTATTTTACGAATGCTGGTAATATCGAGAATAAGGGTTTTGAGTTCGAGTTAAGTTCAAAGAATTTAGTCGGTGAGTTTAAATGGTCAACTTCCTTGAACATGACTTTCAATAGGAATAAGATTTTGAAGCTTGCGGATGGTGTTGACGAAATGTTCGGTGGTATCGAAGGGGTGAACCGTGCGCGGATAGGCGAGCCGCTGGGTGTTTTTTACGGATATAAAGCGGTAGGTGTGAATCCGCAGACGGGTATGATCGATTACCAAGCTCATGACGGCTCTGTTGGTCCGCCGAAGGATAATAATTTCTATAAGATTGGCGATCCGAATCCCCAGTTCTTCGGAGGTATCAGCAATAACTTCAGCTATAAAAACTTTGATTTAAGTATCCTGGGGCAATTTACCTATGGCAATGATATCTTGAACTATGGTTTAGCAAATGGTTTGGAAGGCTATAATGTGAGCTCGAATGCATTCGTAGACTGGGAGCGGAGATGGAGACAGCCGGGCGATATAACCGATGTACCTAGACCGACGCCGAGCAACTCCGACAATGGTAAAGTATCTACTCGATTTATTCAGGATGGTTCTTTTTTCAGGATTCGTAACGTGACGTTTGGCTATACCTTGCCAGAGTCTATTTCGGAAAAAATCAGAATGAAAAAGCTTCGCTGGTATTTCACCGTACAGAACGCTTATGTCTTTACGAACTACAGAGGTTTTGACCCCGAAGTAAGCTCGAGCCATGGCGGCGCGAATGCAGGTCTTATCTATGGATATGACTATGGAAGTTATCCGCAGCCAAGAATGTTTACTACCGGCTTTAACATCACGTTCTAA
- a CDS encoding RagB/SusD family nutrient uptake outer membrane protein: MKKNIIRLLICCGLGLSVASCDKFLDREPLGQIGASEYFKTETNANSAVMGMYRTMMNSFSFGQSFITVPEFSAVHIEHSAKFQEYELMAIHKINTVNPWMKNIWQAAYTTINAANNIIAEVPNMAEGSISNEKRDQFVGEAKFVRALNFFFLVRAFGNIPVPLTATKEGTAHDLDQSAPAEVYKQIVQDLTDASSLLPVNNPNTGDAVRGRASHWAAKALLSKVYLYQGSLTNDYSKAASLAEEVIKSGKYSLASDFSSIWITENSAEAIFELQFDGQATNPLASVANNNASVLFFAKEPFIDGLFEATDKRKAFSYKKEALKTDPKTTRAFMGKFPNFSPASQNFPAIRLAELYLIHAEAKARVDNSVSAASYASLKMVQDRAGISKPISTYTSLADYITAIQDEKERELVFEGETWFDQCRTKYALKKHSTLTSENFFLYPIPVDEINQSSKLKQNPGY; encoded by the coding sequence ATGAAAAAGAATATAATCAGATTATTAATATGTTGCGGATTAGGGCTATCGGTTGCTTCCTGTGACAAGTTTTTAGACCGCGAGCCATTGGGACAGATCGGTGCGAGCGAATATTTTAAGACGGAAACGAATGCGAATTCTGCAGTCATGGGAATGTACCGGACGATGATGAATTCCTTTTCTTTCGGTCAATCCTTTATCACGGTTCCGGAGTTCTCGGCGGTTCATATTGAGCATTCCGCGAAATTTCAGGAGTACGAGTTGATGGCGATTCATAAGATCAATACGGTGAATCCATGGATGAAGAATATATGGCAGGCGGCCTATACAACCATTAACGCGGCAAACAATATTATTGCGGAGGTTCCTAATATGGCTGAGGGATCGATTTCGAATGAAAAGAGAGATCAGTTTGTTGGGGAAGCGAAGTTTGTGCGCGCGTTGAACTTTTTCTTCTTGGTTCGTGCGTTTGGTAATATACCAGTGCCATTAACGGCGACGAAGGAGGGGACAGCTCATGATTTGGATCAGTCGGCACCTGCCGAAGTGTACAAGCAGATTGTTCAGGATTTGACAGATGCGAGCAGCTTACTGCCTGTGAATAATCCGAATACGGGTGATGCCGTTCGTGGAAGAGCTTCGCATTGGGCAGCAAAGGCGCTGTTGTCGAAGGTTTACTTATATCAAGGTTCATTGACGAATGATTACTCAAAGGCAGCAAGTTTAGCGGAGGAGGTTATCAAATCTGGCAAATATTCGTTGGCTAGTGATTTCAGCTCGATATGGATAACAGAGAATAGTGCGGAAGCGATTTTTGAGCTTCAGTTTGATGGTCAAGCAACTAATCCCTTGGCCTCTGTCGCAAATAACAATGCGAGTGTTTTGTTCTTTGCAAAAGAGCCTTTCATTGATGGCTTGTTTGAGGCGACAGATAAGCGGAAGGCTTTTTCCTATAAAAAAGAGGCTTTGAAGACTGACCCAAAGACTACGAGAGCGTTTATGGGGAAATTTCCAAACTTCTCTCCGGCCAGTCAGAACTTTCCAGCAATCCGATTGGCGGAGCTGTATTTAATTCATGCGGAAGCGAAAGCCAGAGTTGACAACAGTGTCAGCGCGGCATCTTACGCTTCTTTGAAAATGGTTCAAGATCGCGCAGGTATCAGCAAGCCGATCAGCACCTACACAAGCTTGGCGGATTATATTACAGCCATACAGGATGAAAAAGAGCGAGAGCTAGTTTTTGAGGGGGAAACTTGGTTTGATCAATGCCGTACGAAATACGCTTTGAAAAAGCACAGTACGTTGACCAGTGAGAACTTTTTCCTATATCCAATCCCTGTGGATGAGATTAATCAAAGTAGTAAATTAAAGCAGAATCCGGGATATTAA